One segment of Panicum virgatum strain AP13 chromosome 1K, P.virgatum_v5, whole genome shotgun sequence DNA contains the following:
- the LOC120709740 gene encoding wall-associated receptor kinase-like 6, translating into MCVVPVTRNPEHQHHPNKLIGVAMMSSAGEIFCTMACVLACLASMPPPASAATGDGGILYIPSAASLAHCPSSCGDVNISYPFGIGADCFRQGFELTCNNNTRPPKLFLGNSTTQVTYIYSDLSVEVPMFFNITLGSGMNSTYNMSWEAPAKGFTIPSYNAFFVLGCDFDVNLFDHVRNPIGSCMSRCHGEVVPNQRLCNGIGCCFISLQKNILGFQATIVRADAMAARSDSMHPDIMAFMSFEYYTQNATDLFSSWTNTSKIYGATLEVAIMDQPSCESAQMSNASYACATNSNCRNASSSYGGYYCYCSGYSDQDNPYLLEGCPAGAPPPHPHAHEHIAFSAFNHLFLRTICQSVICGADYNPRHKEHCPTSCGNMSVPFPFGLEEGCFGNERFRLNCTAAGETLFSIGYVQYHVNSVSVEDGTLTVSNMLYNSSSGKEAIIAKMDQNGGMEMSGPVEDEFDFSMEYDIVIKWAVTNSTCQKAEQNMSSYACRSLNSFCQDVTHGLIFMGYHCICSSGYKGNPYIQDGCQDINECLLTNNCHGICQNTPGSFICTPCPHGKEFDSSRRRCAISTKQRNILLGTAIGTGCGLGSIVIALGVIILANKWKKGIQKRIRRACFKKNQGLLLEQLISDESATSKTKIFSLEELEEATNNFDATRVLGRGGHGTVYKGILSDQRVVAIKKSKIVEQIEIDQFINEVAILSQIVHRNVVKLFGCCLEDEVPLLVYEFISNGTLYELLHSDTTVKCLLSWDDRLRIAMEAAGALAYLHSAASIPIFHRDVKSSNILLDDNFTTKVSDFGASRSLSLDETHVVTIVQGTFGYLDPEYYHTGQLTEKSDVYSFGVILVELLTRKKPIFINDLGAKQSLSHYFVEGLQEASLVGILDLQVVEEADQEEISEIASLTETCLRVKGGERPTMKEIEMRLQFLRTKRLRKRQFLHEKDGDIIEPLLCPEAKNPYEHMNIANDTHITHQGMSGSYSLEQEFAPSFGMPR; encoded by the exons ATGTGCGTAGTTCCCGTAACCCGTAACCCCGAACACCAGCACCACCCAAACAAGCTGATTGGCGTAGCGATGATGAGCTCGGCTGGAGAAATATTTTGCACCATGGCTTGCGTGCTGGCGTGCTTGGCATCCATGCCGCCGCCTGCATCCGCTGCCACGGGAGATGGAGGGATACTGTATATCCCTTCGGCCGCCTCACTAGCTCACTGCCCGTCCAGCTGCGGCGACGTCAACATCTCCTACCCCTTCGGCATAGGGGCCGATTGCTTCCGGCAAGGCTTCGAGCTTACCTGCAACAACAACACTCGACCTCCGAAGCTGTTTCTGGGCAATAGCACCACTCAGGTCACATACATATATAGTGACTTATCAGTTGAGGTCCCTATGTTCTTTAACATTACATTGGGATCAGGTATGAACAGCACCTACAATATGTCCTGGGAGGCTCCAGCTAAGGGTTTTACTATCCCGAGTTATAACGCTTTCTTTGTCCTGGGATGTGATTTTGATGTCAACTTGTTCGATCATGTGAGAAATcccatcggctcttgcatgagtaGGTGCCACGGCGAGGTAGTGCCTAATCAAAGGCTTTGCAATGGGATCGGTTGTTGTTTCATCAGTTTACAAAAAAACATCTTAGGCTTTCAGGCAACAATTGTTCGGGCAGATGCTATGGCAGCACGATCAGATTCTATGCACCCTGACATCATGGCTTTCATGTCGTTTGAATATTATACACAAAACGCAACTGATCTTTTCTCAAGCTGGACAAATACAAGCAAGATTTATGGCGCTACACTTGAGGTTGCCATCATGGACCAGCCAAGCTGCGAAAGTGCGCAAATGAGCAACGCAAGTTATGCTTGTGCCACCAACAGCAACTGTAGAAATGCATCATCTTCATATGGGGGTTACTACTGCTACTGCTCCGGTTATTCCGATCAGGACAATCCTTACCTTTTGGAAGGATGCCCGGCAGGtgcgccccccccccaccctcATGCACACGAACACATTGCTTTTTCAGCTTTTAACCACTTGTTCTTACGTACTATCTGTCAATCTGTTATATGTGGTGCAGATTACAACCCCAGACATAAAGAACACTGCCCGACGTCATGTGGAAACATGAGCGTTCCCTTCCCTTTCGGGCTCGAAGAAGGCTGTTTCGGAAACGAAAGGTTCCGGCTTAATTGTACAGCAGCAGGTGAAACGCTTTTTAGCATTGGATATGTACAGTATCACGTGAATAGTGTGTCAGTAGAAGACGGGACTCTAACGGTTAGCAATATGCTATACAATTCAAGCTCTGGGAAAGAAGCAATAATAGCCAAGATGGATCAAAATGGAGGTATGGAGATGAGCGGCCCTGTGGAAGATGAATTTGATTTTTCTATGGAATATGACATTGTCATAAAATGGGCAGTAACCAATTCAACTTGTCAGAAAGCTGAGCAGAATATGAGCAGCTATGCATGCCGCAGCTTAAACAGTTTTTGCCAGGACGTGACCCATGGCTTAATATTTATGGGATATCATTGCATTTGTTCTTCTGGCTACAAAGGAAACCCATACATTCAAGATGGTTGCCAAG ATATAAATGAATGCTTACTGACAAACAACTGCCATGGTATATGTCAAAACACTCCTGGAAGTTTTATATGCACACCATGCCCTCATGGTAAAGAATTTGATTCCTCAAGGAGGCGGTGTGCTATATCAACGAAGCAACGGAATATTCTTCTAG GTACTGCAATTGGAACTGGTTGTGGCCTTGGCTCCATTGTTATTGCATTGGGTGTAATTATACTCGCCAATAAGTGGAAGAAAGGCATCCAAAAGAGAATCCGACGAGCATGCTTCAAGAAAAATCAAGGTCTGCTATTGGAGCAACTGATTTCAGATGAAAGCGCTACAAGCAAAACAAAGATATTCTCATTGGAGGAACTTGAGGAGGCGACCAACAACTTCGATGCTACTCGTGTCCTTGGTCGAGGAGGACATGGCACGGTTTATAAAGGAATTCTATCTGACCAACGTGTGGTGgccataaaaaaatctaaaatagtGGAACAAATAGAGATAGACCAGTTTATCAATGAGGTTGCTATTTTATCTCAAATCGTCCATCGCAATGTGGTGAAATTGTTTGGTTGCTGCCTAGAAGATGAGGTGCCCTTGCTTGTCTATGAGTTCATTTCAAATGGCACTCTTTATGAACTTCTTCACAGTGACACTACAGTTAAATGCTTGTTATCATGGGATGACCGCCTTCGGATTGCAATGGAAGCAGCAGGGGCACTAGCTTATCTACACTCGGCTGCTTCAATACCAATTTTCCACAGAGACGTGAAGTCTTCCAATATACTCTTGGATGACAACTTCACAACCAAGGTTTCTGATTTTGGTGCTTCAAGATCTCTTTCACTTGATGAAACTCATGTGGTGACAATTGTCCAAGGAACATTCGGTTACTTGGATCCAGAGTATTATCATACTGGTCAACTAACTGAGAAGAGTGATGTATATAGCTTTGGAGTAATACTTGTCGAACTTTTGACAAGAAAGAAACCAATTTTTATCAATGATTTAGGTGCAAAACAAAGCCTTTCCCATTATTTCGTTGAAGGACTTCAGGAAGCGTCTCTTGTAGGAATATTGGATTTACAAGTTGTGGAAGAGGCAGACCAGGAAGAGATTAGTGAAATTGCATCACTTACAGAAACATGTTTAAGGGTCAAAGGAGGGGAGAGACCAACCATGAAAGAAATAGAGATGAGGTTGCAATTCCTAAGAACAAAAAGGCTGAGAAAAAGACAATTTTTACATGAAAAAGATGGAGATATTATTGAGCCTTTGTTATGCCCGGAAGCTAAGAACCCATATGAACATATGAATATTGCCAATGATACCCATATAACTCATCAAGGGATGTCCGGGAGCTACAGTTTGGAGCAAGAATTTGCACCTTCATTTGGGATGCCACGCTAA
- the LOC120655514 gene encoding uncharacterized protein LOC120655514: MATKLPELSPSTRPPKLFLGNSTTQVTYIYIDDPSFFVQVHMLLFNITLGSGMNGTYNISWDSPAKGITISSGSTFFVLGCDFDVNLFDHVRNQIGSCMSRCHGEVVPNQRHCNGIGCCFIILQENVLGFQATIVQADAMAARSDSMHPNIMAFMSSEYYTRNATDLFSSWTNTSTIAGAMKVIGCSSLRGGGGELDTNKNLDLWLQLVCTKFKRKQAI; the protein is encoded by the exons ATGGCTACAAAACTACCAGAGCTCTCGCCATCCA CTCGACCTCCGAAGCTGTTTCTGGGCAATAGCACAACTCAGGTCACATACATATATATTGATGACCCATCATTCTTTGTCCAGGTCCATATGTTGTTGTTCAACATCACCTTGGGATCAGGTATGAACGGTACCTACAATATTTCATGGGATTCTCCAGCTAAGGGCATTACTATCTCAAGTGGTAGCACTTTCTTTGTCCTCGGGTGTGATTTTGATGTCAACTTGTTCGATCATGTGAGAaatcaaatcggctcttgcatgagtaGGTGCCACGGCGAGGTAGTGCCTAATCAAAGGCATTGCAATGGGATCGGTTGCTGTTTCATCATCTTACAAGAAAACGTCTTAGGCTTTCAGGCAACAATTGTTCAGGCAGATGCTATGGCAGCACGATCAGATTCTATGCACCCTAACATCATGGCTTTCATGTCGAGTGAATATTATACAAGAAACGCAACTGATCTTTTCTCAAGTTGGACAAATACAAGCACGATTGCTGGCGctatgaaagtgatcgggtgctctagcctaagagggggagggggtgaattagacactaataaaaacttagacctatggctccaactagtttgcacaaaatttaaacgtaaacaagctatctag